The Dehalococcoidia bacterium genome window below encodes:
- a CDS encoding class I SAM-dependent methyltransferase, with translation MAGVEAFAGQMIGVLNGAALTLMTSIGHHTGLLDTLAGLAPSTSAQIATAAALDERYVREWLGAMVSGRIVTYDPAGQTYALPPEHAAVITRAAGPGNLAVLAAGIPLLAQVQEGIIASFRSGGGVPYAGFPGFQKMMAEVSGMTFDASLLAATLPLVPGLIERLTAGIDVADICCGSGHALNLMAQTFPRSRFSGYDFSQEGIAAGSAESAQLGLSNTRFVEQDVVSLDVEDAFDFITIFDAIHDQAQPRAMLKNVARALRPAGTLLAVDIRASSRLEENLDHPLAPSLYTISTMHCMTVSLAQDGEGLGAMWGEQKARELFAEAGLVVEGVAQVAGDLLNNYYLCRKA, from the coding sequence ATGGCCGGAGTCGAGGCGTTCGCAGGACAGATGATCGGCGTCTTGAACGGGGCAGCGCTGACGCTGATGACGAGCATTGGCCACCACACCGGTCTGCTGGACACGCTCGCCGGCCTCGCGCCGTCCACCAGCGCGCAGATCGCCACGGCGGCAGCACTCGATGAGCGCTACGTGCGGGAGTGGCTCGGCGCGATGGTGAGCGGCCGCATCGTGACCTACGATCCGGCTGGGCAGACCTACGCACTGCCGCCGGAGCATGCGGCGGTGATCACCCGCGCAGCAGGACCAGGCAATCTCGCGGTGCTCGCGGCCGGGATTCCCTTGCTGGCGCAGGTGCAGGAGGGCATCATCGCGAGCTTCCGCTCGGGCGGCGGCGTGCCCTATGCGGGTTTCCCCGGCTTCCAGAAGATGATGGCTGAAGTCTCCGGCATGACGTTCGATGCCTCCTTGCTCGCTGCGACGCTGCCGCTGGTACCGGGCCTCATCGAGCGGCTCACGGCGGGGATCGATGTCGCGGATATCTGCTGCGGCTCCGGACATGCGCTCAACCTGATGGCGCAGACCTTCCCCCGCAGCCGCTTCAGCGGCTACGACTTCTCGCAAGAGGGCATCGCCGCCGGTAGCGCGGAGTCTGCGCAGCTCGGCCTGAGCAATACACGCTTCGTCGAGCAGGACGTCGTCTCGTTGGATGTCGAAGATGCCTTCGACTTCATCACAATCTTCGACGCGATCCACGACCAGGCGCAGCCGCGTGCGATGCTCAAGAACGTGGCGCGGGCACTGCGGCCGGCCGGGACGCTGCTGGCCGTCGATATCCGCGCATCGAGCAGGCTGGAGGAGAATCTCGATCATCCGCTGGCGCCGTCCCTGTACACAATCAGTACCATGCACTGCATGACGGTGTCGCTGGCGCAGGACGGGGAAGGGCTGGGCGCGATGTGGGGCGAGCAGAAGGCCCGTGAACTGTTCGCCGAAGCCGGGCTGGTAGTCGAGGGCGTTGCGCAGGTTGCGGGCGACCTGTTGAATAACTATTACCTCTGTCGCAAGGCGTAG
- a CDS encoding type II toxin-antitoxin system PemK/MazF family toxin has translation MRIDAPRRGEVWFLDLDAAPPARGHEQAFPRPALVFSADTFNRRAGYLAVVLPLTRTDLRNPAHILVQPPEGGVTAPSFILCDQIRSVSHLRLRRLLGQVSPTTLHTVEHAVRMIIDL, from the coding sequence ATGCGAATTGACGCGCCCAGACGGGGAGAGGTCTGGTTTCTGGATCTGGATGCGGCGCCGCCGGCGCGAGGCCATGAACAGGCGTTCCCACGCCCGGCGCTGGTCTTTTCGGCAGACACCTTTAATCGACGAGCTGGGTACCTTGCCGTGGTGCTTCCTCTCACGCGCACTGATCTGCGGAATCCAGCACACATCCTCGTCCAGCCACCGGAGGGTGGTGTCACCGCGCCCAGCTTTATCCTTTGTGACCAGATTCGGTCCGTATCACACTTGCGACTGCGGCGTCTTCTCGGCCAAGTCTCACCGACTACACTGCACACCGTCGAGCATGCCGTACGCATGATTATTGACCTCTGA
- a CDS encoding AbrB/MazE/SpoVT family DNA-binding domain-containing protein yields MSGNVSEAPHAVTTQIGKRGVLVIPAAFRRWLGMEESASVRVEVRDGGLLIKPVREEISREEREAFLEAVGKAYDELRADPKRWAAFQDEFAEWDLLTGDPLPPEEWPELSET; encoded by the coding sequence ATGAGCGGCAACGTGAGCGAGGCGCCGCATGCCGTCACGACGCAGATCGGCAAGCGCGGGGTGTTGGTGATCCCAGCCGCCTTTCGCCGCTGGCTCGGCATGGAGGAGTCTGCCTCGGTCCGCGTCGAGGTTCGCGACGGTGGCCTGCTCATCAAGCCCGTGCGCGAGGAGATCTCCCGCGAGGAGCGCGAGGCGTTTCTTGAGGCGGTCGGCAAAGCGTATGACGAACTGCGCGCGGATCCGAAGAGATGGGCCGCGTTCCAGGACGAGTTTGCGGAATGGGATCTCTTGACCGGCGATCCGCTCCCTCCCGAGGAGTGGCCGGAGTTGTCAGAGACGTAG
- a CDS encoding cupin domain-containing protein has product MTVTVKNIERPDELRKMPNGTGEGALVTVGDMIVVRGELQPGWRWSNDLRPIVGTTSCEFPHTGILLAGRLHVEMNDGSAHDLEAGDVYIIPAGHDAWVVGDEPVRSIDWSPANAEFAKPPATEAQQH; this is encoded by the coding sequence ATGACGGTCACGGTGAAGAACATCGAGCGGCCGGACGAGCTCAGGAAGATGCCGAACGGTACCGGTGAAGGGGCGCTGGTCACCGTCGGCGACATGATTGTGGTGCGCGGGGAACTGCAACCCGGCTGGCGCTGGTCCAACGATCTGCGGCCAATCGTTGGCACGACAAGCTGTGAATTCCCGCACACCGGCATACTGCTCGCCGGGCGCCTGCACGTCGAGATGAACGACGGCAGCGCACACGACCTCGAAGCGGGCGATGTCTACATCATTCCTGCCGGGCACGATGCCTGGGTCGTCGGCGATGAGCCCGTGCGCAGCATCGATTGGTCGCCCGCCAACGCGGAGTTTGCGAAGCCGCCGGCCACCGAAGCCCAGCAGCACTGA
- a CDS encoding VOC family protein: MITRFDHAVIAVNDLPRALARFPAELGLDAQPGGRHTGRGTENGIVRFGLDYLELMAVYNADEVAKGRAGGEVLLSLLARQPGGLLGYALATDDIDELAGRVRAAELNPLGPFAMQRERPDGRVLKWRLLIPGGVSWRRPWPFFIQWDAPDAERLAWEQPGQHALGVRGVAGVSVLVRDLAKTRELYRRALGLELVAEDDVPQLAARRARFALGPLTIDLLAADGAGAADTELQAQGEGLFQVTLRGPLAQASAWLAQVGEVPRPAPGTFDGMLLPSAAAFGARLAVAEG, encoded by the coding sequence ATGATTACGCGCTTCGACCACGCCGTGATCGCGGTGAACGATTTGCCACGGGCGCTCGCGCGCTTCCCCGCTGAGCTCGGGCTTGATGCGCAGCCGGGCGGACGGCACACGGGCCGCGGCACCGAGAACGGCATCGTGCGCTTCGGGCTCGACTACCTGGAGCTGATGGCCGTTTACAACGCCGACGAAGTGGCCAAGGGCCGCGCCGGCGGCGAGGTGCTGCTCAGCCTGCTGGCGCGCCAGCCCGGCGGCTTGCTCGGCTACGCGCTCGCCACCGACGACATCGACGAGTTGGCCGGCCGCGTGCGCGCCGCCGAACTGAACCCGCTTGGCCCCTTCGCCATGCAGCGGGAGCGCCCCGACGGCCGCGTGCTCAAGTGGCGCCTGCTGATTCCGGGCGGCGTCTCCTGGCGCCGGCCCTGGCCGTTCTTCATCCAGTGGGATGCGCCAGACGCCGAGCGGCTCGCCTGGGAGCAGCCGGGGCAGCATGCGCTCGGCGTGCGGGGCGTAGCCGGCGTCAGCGTGCTGGTGCGCGACCTGGCGAAGACGCGGGAGCTGTACCGCCGAGCGCTGGGACTTGAGCTGGTGGCGGAGGATGACGTGCCGCAGCTGGCGGCGCGGCGCGCCCGCTTCGCGCTCGGCCCGCTGACAATCGATCTGCTTGCAGCCGACGGCGCCGGCGCCGCCGACACCGAGCTGCAGGCCCAGGGCGAGGGGCTCTTCCAGGTGACGCTGCGCGGCCCGCTGGCGCAGGCGAGTGCCTGGCTGGCGCAGGTTGGCGAGGTGCCGAGGCCAGCACCCGGCACCTTCGACGGCATGCTCCTGCCATCCGCGGCAGCCTTCGGCGCCAGGTTGGCCGTGGCCGAGGGCTGA
- a CDS encoding HAD family phosphatase: MAQYKAVIFDFGGVLTEPPGNGMRAYCEGAGISWDAFRQLFAPPDGAWARFETNALSQDEFIRAFEAEAAAAGLKVDGAAFLNDFFSGMALRQDMVAVARTLHERYKLGCITNNVQAVGRARNPLFDDLFEVVVESSKVGMRKPDPRIYRHCCELLGVPPPQAIFLDDFGVNLKAARELGMGTVKVDESQSAIDELERLLGITLPRDGSGQSAAG, translated from the coding sequence ATGGCCCAGTACAAAGCGGTGATCTTCGACTTCGGCGGCGTGCTGACGGAGCCGCCGGGCAACGGCATGCGCGCCTACTGCGAGGGCGCCGGCATCTCCTGGGACGCCTTCCGCCAGCTTTTCGCCCCGCCGGACGGCGCCTGGGCCAGGTTCGAGACGAACGCGCTCTCGCAGGACGAGTTCATCCGCGCCTTCGAGGCCGAGGCCGCCGCCGCGGGCCTGAAGGTAGACGGCGCGGCGTTTCTGAACGACTTCTTCTCCGGCATGGCGCTACGCCAGGACATGGTCGCCGTGGCCCGCACCCTGCACGAGCGCTACAAGCTCGGCTGCATCACCAACAACGTGCAGGCCGTGGGCCGCGCCCGCAACCCGCTGTTCGATGACCTGTTCGAGGTGGTGGTCGAGTCGTCCAAAGTCGGCATGCGCAAGCCGGACCCGCGCATCTACCGGCACTGCTGCGAGTTGCTGGGCGTGCCGCCGCCGCAGGCGATCTTTTTGGATGACTTCGGCGTCAATCTCAAGGCGGCGCGCGAGCTGGGCATGGGCACGGTGAAGGTGGACGAATCGCAGAGCGCGATCGACGAGCTGGAGCGGCTGCTGGGCATCACGCTGCCGCGCGACGGATCTGGCCAAAGCGCTGCTGGATAG
- a CDS encoding IPT/TIG domain-containing protein — MTVRTITAAANSPNPSTSSTYASADVADDAPVTKLWLVVGCKFQDVSTETDTPSYFSELVGEAYPFLGDYWERVSYNQIKLTGSTGADGWYTMPGNRSVYYDSSGTAETGKLYTDCATGGTTSTDPNNRITAGGVQVDVSSYYGVIMLFNTGIDNCSPPPMVGPCQNYGQQLDANHAAAWITPGIDSAHSQHEVGHEMGHGFALPHSHASAWDIMSYGNHATYVGDITDIDVHTIADNKMRLAQSFNSSIMPSELVYDTSSRPDCSSVTIDYLGGSQPQPGTCHFLMAKIPLPNGDYYTVESRHRTADGYEASAPTDGVVVHYVFAQSPNPDNGDEFAFVCQAGADLPSKLCPQAFPAAGQPGYSFSLAPGGSAAFSDMLNHVSITAVQDTGTGYVVSIPPPPTVTSIDPMHGQDVGPGGAQPYQVHIYGAHFTGATAVYFGEFQAMDNNGDIGPGQGFTVDSDSEITAWNPGSDGGDPAHLQVITASGYSTISSADVFTFDDPPLTLQPGLTITSITPSSGSVAGGQTVTVKGSGFMPQGGSYTFSGFTMLDLFGFGGVRGGSVQVIDDSTATFVTGAVTYGQTVHVAAVARTASGTAYSQPTSGDLYTFTGPSRPDTPTITSVQPNVGPADGGSSTNIVITGTNLATAGDVQFGDLNSAYDFDPHAGQITVGSADVPPAPWGYPGPPTPADVVVVTDAVYTSPLALADQYIYTSSGSSLDLPDARDYAGMLDARNGSVTSSRAAPPVITALSSNVAGIAGGERLVIQGSGFTGATGVRFGRLKTTQFTVDSDRQLTVVVPPDRPGSVQISIVTPHGRSAAHRNTRFGYHF; from the coding sequence GTGACGGTTCGAACCATCACGGCAGCCGCCAACTCGCCCAACCCATCCACTTCCTCGACCTATGCTTCAGCCGATGTCGCGGACGACGCGCCAGTTACGAAGCTATGGCTCGTGGTCGGCTGCAAGTTTCAGGATGTCTCCACGGAAACGGATACCCCGTCTTATTTCTCTGAGCTCGTAGGCGAGGCGTATCCCTTCCTGGGAGACTACTGGGAACGTGTCTCCTACAATCAGATCAAGCTGACTGGCAGCACTGGCGCCGACGGCTGGTACACGATGCCCGGCAATCGCAGCGTCTACTATGACTCCAGCGGCACCGCTGAAACAGGGAAGCTGTACACCGACTGCGCGACCGGTGGTACAACCAGCACCGATCCTAACAACCGGATCACCGCTGGTGGCGTTCAAGTCGATGTTTCAAGCTATTACGGCGTCATCATGCTTTTCAACACCGGAATCGATAACTGCTCTCCACCACCGATGGTTGGGCCGTGTCAAAACTATGGTCAACAACTTGACGCAAACCATGCAGCGGCGTGGATAACTCCTGGTATTGATAGTGCACACAGTCAACATGAAGTCGGCCACGAGATGGGCCATGGCTTTGCCTTGCCGCACTCACACGCGAGCGCATGGGACATCATGTCATACGGCAATCATGCTACTTATGTGGGAGATATTACTGACATTGATGTACACACTATCGCCGATAACAAGATGCGCCTGGCGCAGAGCTTCAACTCATCGATCATGCCATCAGAGCTCGTCTACGACACGAGTTCCAGACCGGATTGCTCCTCCGTGACGATCGACTACCTCGGTGGTTCACAGCCGCAACCTGGAACCTGTCACTTTCTGATGGCCAAGATCCCGCTGCCGAACGGTGATTACTATACGGTAGAATCACGGCACCGGACGGCCGATGGTTATGAGGCATCGGCTCCTACTGACGGCGTGGTGGTGCACTATGTGTTCGCTCAGTCACCAAACCCGGACAACGGCGATGAGTTTGCCTTCGTCTGCCAGGCCGGCGCCGATTTGCCATCCAAGCTGTGCCCGCAAGCGTTCCCGGCAGCGGGGCAGCCAGGATACTCGTTTAGCCTCGCGCCAGGCGGGTCAGCTGCGTTCTCGGACATGTTGAACCATGTGTCGATCACCGCGGTCCAGGATACGGGGACGGGCTACGTCGTCTCCATCCCTCCGCCGCCGACGGTGACGTCGATCGATCCAATGCACGGACAGGACGTGGGCCCGGGCGGCGCTCAACCGTACCAGGTGCACATCTATGGAGCCCATTTCACCGGCGCCACCGCAGTCTACTTTGGCGAGTTCCAGGCGATGGACAACAACGGAGACATCGGCCCTGGCCAGGGCTTCACCGTCGATTCCGATTCAGAGATCACGGCCTGGAATCCAGGGAGCGATGGAGGCGATCCGGCGCACCTCCAGGTCATCACCGCCAGCGGGTATTCCACTATCTCATCGGCGGACGTATTCACCTTCGACGATCCGCCCCTCACGCTGCAGCCGGGCCTCACGATCACGAGCATCACACCATCCTCCGGGTCCGTTGCCGGCGGGCAGACTGTCACAGTGAAAGGCTCCGGCTTCATGCCACAGGGCGGCTCGTACACGTTCAGCGGCTTCACTATGCTCGACCTGTTTGGCTTTGGTGGCGTGCGGGGAGGGAGCGTGCAGGTGATCGACGACAGTACTGCGACCTTCGTCACAGGCGCCGTGACCTATGGACAGACGGTTCATGTCGCCGCTGTCGCGCGCACGGCCTCCGGTACGGCCTATTCGCAGCCCACGAGCGGGGATCTCTACACCTTCACTGGCCCATCGCGCCCGGACACGCCGACGATCACGAGCGTGCAACCGAACGTCGGACCCGCGGACGGCGGCAGTAGCACCAACATAGTAATTACCGGGACGAACTTGGCCACGGCCGGGGATGTCCAGTTTGGCGACCTGAACTCCGCCTACGACTTCGATCCGCACGCGGGTCAGATCACGGTTGGGAGTGCAGACGTGCCGCCGGCGCCGTGGGGGTATCCTGGCCCGCCGACGCCCGCCGACGTGGTGGTCGTGACGGACGCCGTGTACACCTCACCACTGGCCCTCGCCGATCAGTACATCTACACGAGTTCCGGATCTTCGCTGGACCTGCCGGATGCACGCGACTACGCCGGCATGCTCGATGCAAGAAACGGATCGGTCACCAGCTCGAGGGCAGCGCCACCGGTGATCACCGCGCTGTCCAGCAACGTGGCAGGTATCGCTGGTGGCGAACGGCTCGTCATCCAGGGCTCTGGCTTCACGGGGGCAACCGGCGTGCGCTTCGGCCGCCTCAAGACCACGCAGTTCACCGTGGACTCAGATCGACAGCTGACGGTCGTGGTGCCGCCGGATCGGCCAGGCAGCGTCCAGATCTCGATCGTTACGCCGCATGGGCGCTCGGCTGCTCACCGCAACACGCGCTTCGGCTATCATTTCTGA
- a CDS encoding HD domain-containing phosphohydrolase gives MTATSADRRETSSGVQLAEVVAAIALGADLGLGLPLEHVLRSCVIATRFAERLSASGEDRDATYWVTLFLAAGCTGVSFELSQVFGDDLAFRAGALSVGPSTLSQARFLLAHAGSNRGVLGRASVIAGLLRTRLSVVEQSSLAHCAVSALLAERLGLGDVVATSLLQTFARWDGKGLPRRLGGDEILLPIRIANLASLVETRHREHGAAAAIACAREFSGSIFDPALVEAWCSGAAELLAGVDTDAVWETVVAGQPAGRGPLSETELDAALELLADYADLKSPWFTGHSRGVASLAVAAARLAGLPDADLTVLRRAALVHDLGRNGVPNTIWDKMGSLTTGETERVRLHAYYTDRVLHRASRLALLGSVASAAHERAGGTGYPRGIAGGTIPLLGRFLEAADAYHAMLEDRPHRPALTREAAGAELRRAARAGEFDGAAVDAVLAAAGHPARRKPTAPAGLTPREVEVLVLAARGGTTRAVATTLGIAPKTAGNHIERIYSKIGVSSRAEAAMFAMQHGLLPSWETPQP, from the coding sequence ATGACCGCCACATCCGCCGATCGCCGCGAGACCAGCTCCGGGGTGCAACTCGCCGAAGTCGTGGCGGCGATCGCGCTTGGCGCCGACCTCGGGCTCGGCCTGCCCCTGGAGCACGTGCTGCGTTCCTGCGTGATCGCCACCCGGTTCGCCGAGCGGCTCAGCGCCTCCGGCGAGGACCGCGATGCGACGTACTGGGTTACGTTGTTCCTGGCAGCCGGCTGCACGGGCGTGTCCTTCGAGCTGTCGCAGGTGTTCGGCGACGACCTCGCCTTCCGCGCGGGCGCGCTTTCCGTCGGTCCATCCACCCTGAGCCAGGCACGCTTCCTGCTCGCGCACGCCGGCAGCAACCGCGGCGTGCTGGGCCGCGCCAGCGTGATCGCCGGGCTGCTTCGCACCCGACTGAGCGTGGTCGAGCAGTCCTCGCTCGCGCACTGCGCCGTCAGCGCCCTGCTGGCCGAGCGGCTTGGTCTGGGCGATGTGGTTGCCACATCGCTTTTGCAGACCTTCGCGCGCTGGGATGGCAAGGGGCTGCCGCGCCGGCTGGGCGGCGACGAAATCTTGCTGCCGATCCGCATCGCCAATCTCGCCAGCCTTGTGGAGACTCGGCACCGGGAGCACGGGGCCGCGGCGGCCATCGCCTGCGCTCGCGAATTCAGTGGCAGCATCTTCGATCCGGCGCTGGTGGAGGCGTGGTGCTCCGGCGCAGCCGAACTGCTCGCCGGCGTGGACACGGACGCCGTCTGGGAGACCGTGGTCGCCGGGCAGCCAGCCGGGCGCGGTCCGCTTAGCGAAACGGAGCTCGATGCCGCGCTGGAGTTGCTGGCCGATTATGCCGATCTGAAATCGCCGTGGTTCACCGGCCACTCACGCGGTGTGGCGTCGCTGGCCGTCGCGGCTGCCCGGCTGGCAGGGCTGCCGGATGCCGACCTGACCGTCTTGCGCCGCGCCGCGCTCGTGCACGATCTGGGCCGCAACGGTGTGCCGAACACGATCTGGGACAAGATGGGGTCGCTGACCACGGGCGAGACGGAGCGCGTGCGCCTGCACGCCTACTACACCGACCGCGTGCTGCACCGAGCCAGCCGGCTGGCGCTGCTCGGCAGCGTAGCTTCCGCGGCGCACGAGCGCGCCGGCGGGACGGGCTACCCACGCGGCATCGCCGGCGGCACGATCCCGCTGCTCGGACGCTTCCTCGAGGCGGCCGACGCCTATCATGCCATGCTTGAAGATCGCCCGCACCGGCCGGCGCTCACCCGCGAGGCGGCCGGCGCCGAATTGCGGCGCGCGGCGCGGGCGGGTGAATTCGACGGCGCGGCGGTGGACGCGGTGTTGGCGGCGGCGGGCCATCCGGCGCGCCGGAAGCCAACCGCCCCGGCCGGGTTGACGCCGCGCGAGGTCGAAGTGCTCGTGCTCGCGGCGCGCGGCGGCACCACACGGGCCGTGGCCACCACGCTCGGCATCGCCCCGAAGACCGCCGGCAACCACATCGAGCGTATCTACAGCAAGATCGGCGTCTCCTCGCGTGCAGAGGCGGCGATGTTTGCGATGCAGCACGGCCTGCTGCCGAGCTGGGAAACCCCACAACCGTAG
- a CDS encoding LLM class flavin-dependent oxidoreductase gives MASAAPRFGLTLPNRGVIIGATTVPEMLKLAQRAEATGWDSVWVGDSIFAKPRLDAIALLGALAACTQRVRLGPACFASTPLRDALVLAYQWCSLDFMSNGRTIFVACQGQPAAGGGDFTEEFRAFRIDPASRMRRMEEFVEILRLVSSREHASYHGAHYEFDDLTVLPRPAQQPLPIWLVSNPDLKKRRNVEAGFGRVARLGDGWMVTAKTPEEVKQSLALIRGFAKEQGRELGPDFEVCVYYNFNVNEDRDAALDESKRFLDSYYSVDYHPAFLERWVAAGSPQRCIEEIRAFVDAGATTITLRPTGYDQERQFQRVSEEVLPAFA, from the coding sequence ATGGCATCTGCTGCACCACGTTTCGGACTGACACTGCCCAACCGGGGCGTGATCATCGGCGCCACGACGGTGCCCGAGATGCTGAAGCTGGCCCAACGGGCCGAGGCGACCGGCTGGGACTCGGTCTGGGTGGGCGACTCGATCTTCGCCAAGCCGCGGCTCGACGCGATCGCCCTGCTCGGCGCGCTCGCCGCCTGCACGCAGCGGGTGCGGCTCGGCCCGGCCTGCTTTGCCAGCACGCCGCTGCGCGATGCGTTGGTCCTGGCCTACCAGTGGTGCTCATTGGACTTCATGAGCAACGGCCGCACCATTTTCGTCGCCTGCCAGGGGCAGCCCGCGGCGGGCGGCGGTGACTTCACCGAGGAGTTCCGCGCCTTTCGCATCGACCCCGCCTCGCGCATGCGGCGCATGGAGGAGTTCGTCGAGATCCTGCGCCTCGTCTCCTCGCGGGAGCATGCCAGCTACCACGGCGCCCACTACGAGTTCGATGACCTGACCGTGCTGCCGCGGCCGGCGCAGCAGCCGCTGCCGATCTGGCTCGTCTCCAACCCCGACCTGAAGAAGCGCCGTAACGTCGAAGCGGGCTTCGGCCGCGTGGCGCGCCTGGGAGACGGCTGGATGGTGACGGCGAAGACGCCGGAGGAGGTGAAGCAGTCGCTGGCGTTGATCCGCGGCTTCGCCAAAGAGCAGGGCCGCGAGCTGGGGCCGGACTTCGAGGTCTGCGTCTACTACAACTTCAACGTCAACGAGGACCGCGACGCCGCGCTGGACGAGTCAAAGCGCTTTCTCGACAGCTACTACAGCGTCGACTACCATCCCGCCTTCCTCGAGCGCTGGGTGGCGGCCGGCTCGCCGCAGCGCTGCATCGAGGAGATCCGCGCCTTCGTCGATGCCGGCGCCACCACGATCACGCTGCGCCCCACCGGCTACGACCAGGAGCGCCAGTTCCAGCGCGTCAGCGAAGAGGTGTTGCCGGCGTTCGCCTAG
- a CDS encoding phosphotransferase family protein — MTADAAARDQQTSGPDGLDLAALAAYLPRFIPAAEAPLSAELIGGGRSNLTYYIRSKHGEWVLRRPPLGHVLPTAHDMAREYRVISALGPTDVPVPKTLHLCEDPAIIGAPFYVMERVHGVIVHEELPPGLAPDPASRRCMSEAFVEALVRLHAVDVQAVGLKSFGRPQGFMERQVRRWGEQWERSKTRELPDLEALRRRLARAVPESPAPTIVHGDYRIENMIFADGKPDSIAAILDWEMSTLGDPLADLGYALVYWVQEGDSELRRFAMSSGISTAVPGFLTRDELVAEYERRSGRSLANVDFYLAFAFFKLAVIVEGIHARFLAGETRGEGFERLGERVPALARLGVDVANRSGSPALRGEL, encoded by the coding sequence ATGACGGCTGATGCGGCGGCGCGGGATCAACAAACCTCCGGCCCCGACGGCCTCGATCTCGCGGCGCTGGCCGCCTATCTGCCGCGCTTCATTCCCGCCGCCGAAGCGCCGCTTTCGGCCGAGCTGATCGGCGGCGGCCGCTCGAACCTCACCTACTACATCCGCTCAAAGCACGGCGAATGGGTGCTGCGCCGGCCGCCGCTGGGCCACGTGCTGCCCACGGCGCACGATATGGCGCGCGAGTATCGCGTAATCAGCGCCCTCGGCCCGACCGACGTGCCCGTGCCCAAAACGCTGCACCTTTGCGAAGACCCGGCGATCATCGGCGCACCGTTCTACGTGATGGAGCGGGTGCACGGCGTGATCGTGCACGAGGAGCTGCCGCCGGGCCTGGCGCCGGATCCCGCGAGCCGCCGCTGCATGAGCGAGGCGTTCGTCGAGGCGCTGGTGCGGCTGCACGCCGTCGATGTCCAGGCCGTGGGGCTGAAGAGCTTCGGCCGGCCGCAGGGCTTCATGGAACGGCAGGTGCGGCGCTGGGGCGAGCAGTGGGAGCGCTCGAAGACGCGCGAGCTGCCCGACCTCGAAGCTCTGCGCCGCCGCCTGGCGCGTGCCGTGCCGGAGTCGCCGGCGCCCACGATCGTGCACGGCGACTACCGCATCGAGAACATGATCTTCGCCGACGGCAAGCCCGATTCGATCGCCGCCATCCTCGACTGGGAGATGTCCACGCTGGGCGATCCGCTGGCCGACCTGGGTTACGCGCTGGTCTACTGGGTGCAGGAGGGCGACTCGGAGCTGCGCCGCTTCGCCATGTCGAGCGGCATCTCGACCGCCGTGCCCGGTTTTCTGACGCGCGACGAGCTGGTGGCCGAGTACGAGCGCCGCAGCGGCCGCTCGCTCGCCAATGTCGACTTCTACCTGGCCTTTGCCTTCTTCAAGCTGGCCGTGATCGTCGAGGGCATCCACGCCCGCTTCCTGGCCGGCGAGACGCGCGGCGAAGGCTTTGAGCGGCTGGGCGAGCGCGTGCCGGCCCTGGCGCGGCTCGGCGTGGATGTGGCGAACCGCTCGGGCAGCCCGGCGCTGCGCGGCGAACTATGA